The proteins below are encoded in one region of Thermoplasmata archaeon:
- a CDS encoding SRPBCC domain-containing protein yields MPESGAPAPGTPGAPRKPPPPRAAVLGDAKITINAPVFRVFAALTSPEQLAAWWGQDAIVEPDVGGRYETTLSVGRVEGTIMAIDGPGTLAFAWTIPSEGASVTTSVHYELSPRGPQTAVHVAHRGLKEIPGDWSALWQSVLESLKAYVEGASTA; encoded by the coding sequence GTGCCCGAATCCGGAGCGCCTGCACCGGGGACGCCGGGTGCTCCCCGGAAGCCCCCGCCGCCGCGCGCCGCCGTCCTCGGGGACGCGAAGATTACGATCAACGCCCCCGTGTTCCGGGTGTTCGCGGCCCTGACGAGCCCGGAGCAACTCGCGGCCTGGTGGGGCCAGGATGCGATCGTCGAGCCGGATGTGGGCGGACGGTACGAGACGACGTTGTCAGTCGGTCGGGTGGAAGGCACGATCATGGCCATTGACGGGCCCGGCACGCTCGCGTTCGCGTGGACGATCCCATCCGAAGGCGCCTCGGTGACCACGAGCGTCCACTACGAGCTGTCGCCGAGAGGCCCGCAGACGGCCGTGCACGTCGCTCACCGGGGCCTCAAGGAGATCCCGGGCGACTGGTCCGCCTTGTGGCAGAGTGTTCTGGAGTCCCTGAAGGCGTACGTCGAGGGAGCCTCGACGGCCTGA
- a CDS encoding ABC transporter substrate-binding protein — MASVKMASPRLTASGVVHTSSGSNLTFRSGWYGTYIDTLNPFVTYSELSGWINFNTLLPLVHYNDETKAITPALASNWTVNFANHTVIFHLNPNAVWSDGVPITSEDVNYSYNISQQSYSFIEPDVAAVQNVRLLGPSAVQITFTGSLWLWFAAIVFVVPAHVYKYVNASTYPGYNATSGPYFVGDGPFVLQTYVTNQYAILQKNPRFFIPSLEPTITTLIFNEFSSVSSATSALQARQIDGLSGLLPASVSTFQNNSNFVVSTSPGIEYFYLAINVNPAGH; from the coding sequence GTGGCCTCGGTCAAGATGGCGAGCCCGCGGCTCACGGCATCGGGTGTCGTTCACACGAGTTCGGGCTCGAATCTGACCTTCCGATCGGGCTGGTACGGGACGTACATCGACACGCTGAACCCCTTCGTCACGTACTCGGAGCTGAGCGGTTGGATCAACTTCAACACCCTCCTCCCACTGGTCCACTACAACGACGAGACGAAGGCGATCACGCCTGCGCTGGCATCCAACTGGACGGTGAACTTCGCGAACCACACGGTCATCTTCCATCTGAACCCGAACGCCGTATGGTCGGACGGGGTCCCAATCACATCCGAGGACGTCAACTACAGCTACAACATCTCCCAGCAGAGCTATAGCTTCATCGAGCCCGATGTGGCCGCGGTGCAGAACGTCCGCCTGCTGGGCCCCAGCGCTGTCCAGATCACCTTCACGGGATCGCTCTGGCTGTGGTTCGCGGCGATTGTGTTCGTCGTACCGGCCCATGTCTACAAGTACGTGAACGCCTCCACGTATCCCGGCTACAATGCGACGAGCGGCCCGTACTTCGTGGGGGACGGTCCCTTCGTACTCCAGACGTACGTGACGAACCAGTATGCGATCCTTCAGAAGAATCCGCGCTTCTTCATCCCCTCCCTGGAGCCTACAATCACGACCCTCATCTTCAATGAGTTCTCCAGCGTGAGTTCGGCGACGTCAGCCCTGCAAGCTCGACAGATCGATGGCTTGTCCGGGCTCCTCCCGGCGTCTGTCTCCACGTTCCAGAACAACAGCAACTTCGTCGTCTCGACCAGCCCGGGCATCGAGTACTTCTACCTCGCAATCAACGTGAACCCGGCGGGACACG